The following are encoded together in the Cyanobacterium aponinum PCC 10605 genome:
- a CDS encoding ABC transporter ATP-binding protein, with amino-acid sequence MKQISARKLSLGYQNIDIINNLNLDIPQGKITILIGANGCGKSTLLKGIGRILKPRQGAVYLDGKAIHQQKSVTVAQSLGILPQNPTAPEGLTVKDLVIQGRYPHQKWWQQWTLEDEAQVNKALAMTGIQEFSHRELDTLSGGQRQRAWIAMTLAQNTEILLLDEPTTFLDLAHQIEVLDLLKELNHKLERTIIIVLHELNQAARYADYLVAMKEGYIYAKGKPEEVMTSEIIKEVFGLESHIISDPITNTPLCIPISGYLPTQINLSSA; translated from the coding sequence ATGAAACAAATATCCGCCCGAAAACTAAGTCTTGGTTATCAAAATATAGACATTATCAATAATCTTAATTTAGATATTCCCCAAGGAAAAATAACTATTCTTATTGGTGCAAATGGTTGCGGAAAGTCAACCCTACTTAAAGGCATTGGGCGTATTCTAAAACCTCGTCAAGGGGCGGTTTATCTTGATGGAAAAGCGATTCATCAGCAAAAAAGCGTTACAGTCGCTCAAAGTTTGGGTATTCTTCCTCAAAATCCCACTGCACCTGAAGGCTTAACCGTTAAAGATTTAGTCATTCAAGGGCGGTATCCTCATCAAAAGTGGTGGCAACAATGGACTTTAGAGGATGAAGCTCAAGTCAATAAAGCTCTTGCGATGACAGGTATTCAAGAATTTTCCCACCGAGAATTAGATACTCTTTCAGGAGGGCAAAGACAACGGGCATGGATAGCTATGACATTGGCACAAAATACGGAAATTCTTTTATTAGATGAACCTACTACATTTTTAGATTTAGCTCACCAAATTGAGGTTTTAGATTTATTAAAGGAATTAAACCATAAACTTGAACGCACCATCATTATTGTTTTGCATGAGTTGAATCAAGCCGCCCGTTATGCTGACTATTTAGTCGCTATGAAAGAAGGTTATATATATGCAAAGGGAAAACCAGAAGAAGTTATGACCTCAGAGATTATCAAAGAAGTGTTTGGTTTAGAATCTCACATCATTTCAGATCCTATCACGAATACTCCTCTGTGTATTCCTATTAGTGGCTATTTGCCCACTCAGATAAACCTTAGTTCGGCTTAA
- a CDS encoding sugar phosphate nucleotidyltransferase: MKAMILAAGKGTRVRPITHTIPKPLIPILQKPVMEFLVELLRQHGFKQIMVNVSHLAEEIENYFRDGQRFGVEIGYSFEGRIIDGELVGEALGSAGGLKKIQEFNPFFDDTFVVLCGDALIDLDLTEVVRQHKAKGAIATVVTKSVPKDAVSSYGVVVSDENGKILTFQEKPSVEDALSTEINTGIYVFEPEVINYIPPNQEYDIGSELFPKLVQLNLPFYAVNMDFEWVDIGKVPDYWEAIRAVLRGDVKNVQIPGKEVRPGVYTGLNVSVNWDKVDITGPVYIGAMTHIEDGAKIVGPSMIGPNCWICEGATVDNSVIFEYSRLGSGVYLQDKLVFGRYCVDKTGTAIDVQAAAIDWLITDTRQETVSHHNKGQVISNFVTNQS; this comes from the coding sequence ATGAAAGCAATGATTCTGGCGGCGGGTAAAGGAACTCGTGTTCGCCCTATTACCCATACTATCCCTAAGCCTTTAATTCCCATTTTACAAAAGCCAGTAATGGAGTTTTTAGTGGAGTTGCTCCGTCAACATGGTTTTAAACAAATAATGGTGAATGTTAGTCATCTAGCCGAAGAAATCGAAAACTATTTTCGAGATGGCCAACGTTTTGGAGTGGAAATTGGTTATTCTTTTGAAGGACGTATCATTGATGGAGAATTGGTGGGAGAGGCTCTAGGCTCTGCTGGTGGTTTGAAAAAGATTCAAGAGTTTAACCCTTTTTTTGATGATACTTTTGTTGTTTTGTGTGGTGATGCCTTAATTGATTTAGATTTAACTGAAGTTGTGAGACAACATAAAGCCAAGGGAGCGATCGCAACAGTGGTAACAAAAAGTGTTCCCAAAGACGCAGTATCAAGCTATGGTGTGGTAGTAAGCGATGAAAATGGTAAAATTCTCACTTTCCAAGAAAAACCTTCTGTAGAGGATGCTTTGAGCACAGAAATCAATACAGGGATTTATGTTTTTGAACCGGAAGTAATTAACTATATTCCCCCTAATCAAGAATATGATATTGGTAGTGAGTTATTTCCTAAATTAGTACAATTAAATCTACCTTTTTATGCGGTTAATATGGATTTTGAGTGGGTGGACATTGGAAAAGTACCTGATTATTGGGAGGCTATTAGGGCGGTGTTAAGGGGAGATGTGAAAAATGTACAGATACCGGGAAAAGAGGTAAGGCCGGGGGTTTATACGGGTTTAAATGTGTCAGTTAATTGGGATAAAGTTGATATAACTGGTCCTGTTTATATTGGTGCAATGACTCACATTGAAGATGGTGCGAAAATAGTTGGTCCTTCGATGATTGGCCCTAATTGTTGGATCTGTGAGGGGGCAACGGTGGATAATAGTGTTATTTTTGAATATTCTCGTCTTGGTTCGGGGGTTTATTTACAAGATAAATTAGTATTTGGTAGGTATTGTGTGGACAAAACTGGTACTGCTATTGATGTTCAAGCGGCTGCAATTGACTGGTTAATTACAGATACACGTCAAGAAACAGTTAGTCATCATAATAAGGGACAGGTTATTTCTAATTTTGTTACAAATCAATCTTAA
- the lgt gene encoding prolipoprotein diacylglyceryl transferase, whose protein sequence is MLVDSLFLLKFQSPGPILFELGPISLRWYGFLIASAVLIGVILSQKLATYRRVDPELIGDLVIWLVIGAIPAARIYYVLFEWQNYAQHPQDIIAIWQGGIAIHGAIIGGAIAGLIFAKTHRQSFWQLTDIIAPSLILGQAIGRWGNFFNSEAFGTPTDLPWKLYIPPNNRPLQYINFDYFHPTFLYESIWNILVFMLLISLFFWGIKHSNKLKVGTISFVYLIAYSCGRVWIEGFRTDSLMFGYLRVAQLVSLGAIAFGIFGLIWLYGLKKSLPDVYKPTDI, encoded by the coding sequence ATGCTAGTTGACTCTTTATTTTTATTAAAATTTCAATCTCCTGGACCTATCTTATTTGAGTTAGGGCCTATTTCCTTGCGTTGGTATGGTTTTTTGATTGCCTCCGCCGTTTTAATTGGTGTGATACTTTCTCAAAAATTGGCTACATATCGTCGGGTTGACCCTGAACTTATCGGGGATTTGGTAATATGGTTGGTTATAGGGGCAATCCCTGCGGCAAGAATTTACTATGTTTTATTTGAATGGCAAAATTATGCTCAACATCCCCAAGATATTATTGCTATTTGGCAAGGGGGAATTGCTATTCATGGGGCAATAATTGGAGGTGCGATCGCAGGTTTGATTTTTGCCAAGACTCATCGACAATCTTTTTGGCAATTGACGGATATTATTGCTCCTTCTTTGATTTTAGGACAGGCAATCGGACGTTGGGGAAACTTTTTTAATTCAGAGGCTTTTGGTACTCCTACCGATTTGCCATGGAAGTTATATATTCCACCCAATAACCGTCCTTTACAGTATATTAATTTTGATTATTTTCACCCAACTTTTTTGTATGAATCTATCTGGAATATATTGGTTTTTATGTTATTAATATCTCTGTTTTTTTGGGGAATTAAACATAGCAATAAATTAAAAGTCGGTACTATTTCTTTTGTTTATTTAATTGCCTATAGTTGTGGTAGGGTATGGATTGAGGGTTTTCGGACTGACAGTCTTATGTTTGGTTATTTAAGGGTTGCCCAATTAGTTAGTTTGGGTGCGATCGCATTTGGTATTTTTGGATTAATTTGGTTATATGGACTCAAAAAATCTTTACCTGATGTCTATAAACCCACTGACATTTGA
- a CDS encoding site-2 protease family protein — translation MELVILFLILSAIGYVAIKKSVGKLTKTPIWLLWLALMSPPFIWVGWYLANGNQSSMPRSLILMPLILSPLVYLWLIEIGRPKNHKIEQELSTPESSEDNNSTTPIILNTDENHQQALEKSTVKVKPINSEEEKALRDCFPWGVYYLQKVDYLPQGVLCLGKLMTAPEKAYTTIKANLEKVFHDRFLIIFQETLQGQPFFALIPNPNSQAEKEKQKEEEKLTRPLMALGLLLLTFVTTTIIGAEISGVTTTELETHPELVLQGLPYSLSLIAILGVHELSHYLFAVYYQIKTTLPYFIPIPFFLGTFGAFISIRSPMPNRKAVFDVAIAGPIGGFLVALPVLVWGLAYSDIVPLADDSSMLSFQALDPRFSLLLATISKLVLGSKLVAEKAIALHPAAVAGYIGIIVTALNLVPVGQLDGGHIVHAMFGQGKALVIGQITRLLMILLAFVRGEFLIWAIILMFMPIADQPALNDVTELDNGRDFLGLVAIALLVAILLPLPPTLAQWLNI, via the coding sequence ATGGAATTAGTAATTCTTTTTCTCATCCTCAGTGCCATCGGTTATGTCGCCATCAAAAAAAGCGTAGGAAAACTCACCAAGACACCGATTTGGCTACTTTGGTTAGCTTTGATGAGTCCCCCTTTTATTTGGGTGGGATGGTATCTAGCTAATGGGAATCAAAGTTCCATGCCCCGCAGTTTAATTTTAATGCCCCTCATTTTATCACCTTTAGTGTATCTGTGGTTAATAGAAATTGGCAGACCCAAAAATCATAAAATTGAGCAAGAATTATCAACCCCCGAGTCTTCGGAAGATAATAATTCCACTACTCCAATTATTCTCAACACTGACGAAAATCATCAACAGGCTCTGGAAAAGTCAACGGTAAAAGTAAAACCCATTAACTCAGAAGAAGAAAAGGCTTTAAGAGATTGTTTTCCTTGGGGTGTTTATTATTTACAAAAAGTTGATTATTTACCTCAAGGGGTTTTGTGTCTTGGAAAGTTAATGACTGCCCCAGAAAAGGCTTATACTACTATTAAGGCTAATTTAGAAAAAGTATTTCATGATCGCTTTTTAATTATTTTTCAAGAAACCTTACAAGGACAACCATTTTTTGCTTTAATTCCGAATCCTAATTCTCAAGCGGAAAAAGAGAAACAAAAAGAAGAAGAAAAATTAACTCGTCCTTTAATGGCATTAGGTTTACTCTTATTAACCTTCGTCACTACGACTATTATTGGAGCGGAAATTAGCGGTGTCACCACTACAGAATTAGAAACTCATCCCGAATTAGTTTTACAAGGCTTACCTTATAGTTTATCTTTAATTGCCATTTTGGGAGTTCACGAGTTAAGTCATTATTTATTTGCCGTTTATTATCAAATAAAAACTACTTTACCCTATTTTATTCCAATTCCTTTCTTTTTAGGTACATTTGGAGCTTTTATCTCCATTAGATCACCTATGCCTAATCGTAAAGCCGTTTTTGATGTTGCGATCGCAGGTCCCATTGGAGGCTTTTTAGTAGCATTACCTGTACTCGTATGGGGTTTAGCTTACTCAGATATTGTTCCTTTAGCTGATGACTCTAGTATGCTTAGTTTTCAAGCATTAGACCCCCGTTTTTCTCTCCTTCTTGCCACTATCAGTAAATTAGTTTTAGGTAGTAAATTAGTAGCAGAGAAAGCTATCGCCCTTCATCCCGCCGCCGTAGCCGGATATATCGGTATTATTGTTACTGCTTTAAATCTTGTTCCTGTAGGACAATTAGATGGTGGTCATATTGTTCATGCTATGTTTGGACAAGGAAAAGCACTTGTTATCGGACAAATAACTCGTTTATTAATGATACTTTTAGCCTTTGTGCGAGGAGAATTTTTAATTTGGGCAATTATTCTTATGTTTATGCCCATTGCCGATCAACCTGCATTGAATGATGTGACAGAATTGGATAATGGTAGAGATTTTCTGGGATTAGTTGCGATCGCACTTTTAGTTGCCATTCTCTTACCTTTACCCCCCACGTTAGCACAATGGTTAAATATTTAA
- a CDS encoding FecCD family ABC transporter permease, producing MRVSLKSTNSSIPLIILLIVVTVILCLSFLASLTFGVADIHWQDLPKAFTAFDGSTSHLIITTIRLPRAIIALLVGAGLGMAGSLMQGITRNPLADPSILGINSGAVLAVVVTTFVLNEPSLNILAIFAFLGATISSIAVYFFASLSKNGLSPLSLTLAGSAITVFCSSLTSGILILNQRTLDEIRFWLAGSIAGRDIELIKQILPYFVIGLILALILARQITILSLGEETAKGLGQNTLLIKIGAMIAVILLAGASVSLAGPIGFIGLIMPHLVRLLVGNDYRWILPFSMLGGAILLLNADIVSRLILKPQEVPVGLILPILGAPFFIYLIQGKIKK from the coding sequence ATGAGAGTTAGTCTCAAGAGTACAAATTCGTCAATTCCTTTAATTATCCTTTTAATAGTAGTTACAGTAATTTTATGTCTTAGTTTTTTAGCAAGTTTAACTTTTGGGGTTGCAGATATTCATTGGCAAGATTTACCGAAAGCCTTTACTGCTTTTGATGGTTCAACATCTCATCTGATTATTACTACTATTAGATTACCAAGGGCAATTATCGCTTTGTTAGTGGGAGCAGGTTTAGGAATGGCGGGAAGTTTGATGCAGGGTATCACCCGTAATCCTTTAGCTGATCCTAGCATTTTAGGGATTAATAGTGGAGCAGTTTTGGCGGTTGTTGTTACTACTTTTGTCCTTAATGAACCTAGTTTAAATATCTTAGCTATTTTTGCCTTTCTGGGAGCAACCATAAGTTCGATCGCAGTTTACTTTTTTGCTTCTTTAAGTAAGAATGGTTTATCACCCCTCAGTTTAACTTTAGCTGGTTCAGCCATTACTGTTTTTTGTTCTTCTCTTACCAGTGGTATTCTAATATTAAATCAACGCACCCTCGATGAAATTCGTTTTTGGTTAGCAGGTTCGATCGCAGGTAGAGATATAGAATTAATTAAACAAATATTACCTTATTTTGTCATTGGCTTAATATTAGCGTTGATTTTAGCCCGACAAATAACCATTCTCAGTTTAGGAGAAGAAACCGCCAAAGGCTTAGGACAAAATACCTTACTAATAAAAATAGGAGCAATGATTGCTGTGATACTCTTAGCAGGTGCTAGTGTTTCTTTAGCAGGTCCTATTGGCTTTATTGGCTTAATTATGCCTCATTTAGTGCGTTTATTGGTAGGAAATGATTACCGTTGGATTTTACCTTTTTCAATGTTAGGAGGGGCAATTTTGTTGCTTAATGCAGATATTGTTAGTCGCTTGATTCTTAAACCCCAAGAAGTACCTGTGGGCTTAATTTTACCAATTTTAGGTGCTCCCTTTTTTATCTATCTCATTCAGGGAAAAATCAAAAAATAA
- a CDS encoding efflux RND transporter permease subunit, translating to MSLSTPFIKRPVLTTVCSVIIILVGTICMALLPLDKLPQIAPKQISVSANYVGADAQTAVDNVTTVLEREINGTENVRWINSNTGNTGQATINVSFPVEMDTNIAQVLVQNRVAQAQSSLPTVVNQNGITTEKQSPSVTLAYSFFSEKDSEGNYLYDPVFLFNYMDRYIWNEIRRIPGVGSLNALGSSTYSMRFWLDPDKLAARNLTAMDVVSAIQEQNFDIGTGGIGTRPNNSIQMFEIPLKVQGRFITPEEAANIVVQVGNDGTLIRVKDIGRTELGAQNYLTLATLDGETPAIALIVYQLPGTNAVDTANAVKAKMAELRESFPPGYKDVVVLDNTLFIDAALRDLFITLLQAIALVVLIIFIFLQDWRTTIIPSVAIPVALIGAMIALQGMGFTLNQLTLFACVLATGLVVDDGIVVVEAVSNKLAQGMRPLQASLDAMEELSGAVIATSVVLLAVFIPVSFFPGTTGIVYKQFALTIAFAIIFSTFNALSFSPTMSAVILKAPYKTKKPLGLLFDAFNIGFEATKSAYAKLIEFLTKIKTLIMIIFISGLVLTGWIYQTLPQGFIPDEDQGYCFVIISTPPGSSLNQTSKVTQQVMDEVMTFEEVEHAMGLTGFSFDGLTSNSAIFFVKLHPWDQRPGAESSVFGIVRRLNGILRQKITDGQAFAANAPPVDGLSNFSGLELYVQDRGLKGMEALIDNTQKVIAEANKQPEIGMAFTTFTFDSPIFEAEIDREKAKAQGVRIDDIMRTLQIYLGGNYVNQYVLDGRLYQVFAQADVNARKNPDDIERLYVRNATGEMVRLDNLLSIKPNTAPPIITNYNVYPAIKVNVSPAQGYSSGQVIEVMERVTAQALQPGFGFEWTSTAAEEKTAGGAAPIVFGLGFVMVFLVLAAQYESYIDPTIIMLTVPLAILGALGAIWLRATFLQGPQSIFPILDNNIYVQVGLVMLIGMASKNAILIVEFANQARDLGMSITKAAIYAAEERFRPILMTALATVFGFLPLLVASGAGSMSRWSLGTAVFGGMIISTVLSLLLVPNLYIVIKNFEKYVLLGEKEPRNPSGGNGQNTGKTQESSVGGGND from the coding sequence ATGTCTCTCTCAACCCCGTTTATTAAGCGCCCTGTTTTAACAACGGTTTGTTCTGTAATTATTATCTTAGTGGGTACTATCTGTATGGCATTGCTACCCTTAGATAAATTACCACAAATTGCCCCAAAACAAATTAGTGTAAGTGCAAACTATGTAGGTGCGGACGCACAAACCGCAGTAGATAATGTAACTACCGTACTAGAAAGAGAAATTAACGGTACAGAAAATGTTCGTTGGATTAACTCTAATACAGGAAATACTGGACAAGCAACCATTAACGTAAGTTTTCCCGTAGAAATGGATACTAATATTGCCCAAGTGTTAGTACAAAATAGAGTCGCTCAAGCCCAATCCAGCCTCCCCACAGTAGTTAATCAAAACGGTATTACTACAGAAAAACAATCTCCCAGTGTTACCCTAGCCTATAGTTTCTTCTCAGAAAAAGACTCCGAAGGCAATTATTTATATGATCCAGTGTTTTTATTTAATTACATGGATCGTTATATTTGGAATGAAATAAGACGTATTCCGGGGGTAGGAAGTTTAAATGCGTTAGGCTCTTCCACCTATTCTATGCGATTCTGGCTTGATCCTGACAAATTAGCCGCCCGTAATCTAACAGCAATGGACGTGGTTTCTGCCATTCAAGAACAAAATTTCGACATCGGTACTGGCGGTATTGGAACTCGTCCCAATAATAGCATACAAATGTTTGAAATTCCCCTCAAAGTGCAAGGACGTTTTATCACCCCAGAAGAAGCCGCTAATATAGTCGTACAAGTGGGAAATGATGGTACTTTAATTAGAGTAAAAGACATCGGTAGAACCGAATTAGGGGCTCAAAACTATCTAACTTTAGCTACCCTTGACGGGGAAACCCCAGCAATTGCTTTAATTGTTTATCAATTACCCGGTACCAATGCGGTGGATACTGCCAATGCCGTTAAAGCCAAAATGGCGGAGTTAAGAGAGTCTTTTCCTCCCGGATATAAAGATGTGGTGGTATTAGACAATACTCTTTTTATTGATGCGGCTTTAAGAGACTTGTTTATTACTCTTTTACAGGCGATCGCACTTGTAGTTTTAATTATTTTTATATTTTTACAAGATTGGCGTACCACGATTATTCCCTCCGTTGCGATTCCTGTAGCCTTGATTGGGGCAATGATTGCCTTACAAGGAATGGGCTTTACTCTTAATCAGTTGACACTTTTTGCTTGCGTGTTAGCAACAGGGTTAGTAGTAGATGACGGGATTGTGGTAGTAGAAGCAGTATCGAATAAATTAGCTCAAGGGATGCGCCCTCTTCAAGCCTCCCTTGATGCCATGGAAGAATTATCAGGGGCGGTAATTGCCACGTCTGTGGTTTTATTAGCTGTATTTATTCCCGTTTCCTTCTTCCCCGGCACTACAGGTATTGTTTATAAACAATTTGCCCTAACTATTGCCTTTGCAATTATATTTTCCACCTTTAACGCCCTGTCTTTTTCTCCCACCATGTCGGCGGTAATCCTTAAAGCGCCTTATAAAACTAAAAAACCCCTAGGATTACTTTTTGATGCTTTTAACATTGGTTTTGAAGCCACTAAAAGTGCTTATGCCAAACTTATCGAGTTTTTAACAAAAATCAAAACCCTGATTATGATTATCTTTATCAGTGGTTTAGTGTTAACAGGATGGATTTATCAAACTCTACCCCAAGGTTTTATCCCTGACGAAGATCAAGGCTACTGTTTTGTCATTATTTCAACCCCCCCCGGTTCATCCCTCAATCAAACATCTAAAGTTACTCAACAGGTAATGGATGAGGTAATGACCTTTGAAGAAGTAGAACACGCTATGGGACTAACAGGTTTCTCTTTTGATGGTTTAACCAGTAACTCCGCCATTTTCTTTGTCAAACTACATCCATGGGATCAACGCCCGGGGGCAGAAAGTTCGGTTTTTGGAATTGTAAGACGTTTAAATGGAATCTTAAGACAAAAAATCACGGATGGTCAAGCATTTGCCGCCAATGCTCCTCCAGTGGACGGTTTAAGTAACTTTAGCGGTTTGGAGCTTTATGTTCAAGATAGAGGCTTAAAAGGAATGGAGGCTTTAATTGATAATACTCAAAAAGTTATTGCAGAAGCCAACAAACAACCAGAAATTGGTATGGCATTTACAACCTTTACTTTCGATAGTCCAATTTTTGAGGCAGAAATCGACAGAGAAAAAGCTAAGGCTCAAGGGGTCAGAATTGACGATATAATGCGTACTTTGCAAATTTATTTAGGGGGAAATTACGTTAACCAATACGTATTAGACGGACGATTGTATCAAGTTTTTGCCCAAGCCGATGTCAATGCGAGGAAAAATCCCGATGATATTGAACGTCTCTATGTTCGCAATGCTACTGGAGAGATGGTGAGACTAGATAACCTTCTAAGCATAAAACCAAATACTGCCCCTCCCATCATTACAAACTATAATGTTTATCCTGCCATAAAAGTCAATGTGTCTCCGGCTCAGGGATATAGTTCAGGGCAAGTAATTGAAGTAATGGAGAGAGTTACAGCACAAGCCTTACAACCGGGTTTCGGTTTTGAATGGACGAGTACAGCCGCCGAGGAGAAAACCGCAGGAGGTGCCGCTCCTATTGTTTTTGGTTTGGGTTTTGTGATGGTATTCCTTGTCTTAGCCGCTCAGTATGAAAGCTATATTGACCCCACAATTATTATGTTAACTGTACCCTTAGCAATTTTAGGGGCGTTGGGTGCAATTTGGTTAAGAGCAACTTTTCTTCAAGGTCCACAAAGTATCTTTCCCATTCTTGATAATAATATTTATGTGCAAGTTGGGCTAGTAATGTTGATTGGGATGGCAAGTAAAAACGCCATTTTAATTGTGGAATTTGCAAATCAAGCCCGTGACTTGGGAATGAGTATCACTAAAGCGGCAATTTATGCGGCGGAAGAGCGTTTTCGGCCTATTTTAATGACAGCTTTAGCAACGGTTTTTGGCTTTTTACCTTTGTTAGTAGCTAGTGGTGCTGGTAGTATGAGTCGTTGGTCGCTAGGTACAGCAGTATTTGGAGGAATGATTATTTCTACCGTGTTGAGTCTGTTACTTGTACCCAATCTCTACATTGTAATCAAGAATTTTGAGAAATATGTGTTGTTGGGAGAGAAAGAACCTCGTAATCCTTCGGGAGGAAATGGACAGAATACTGGTAAAACTCAGGAATCAAGTGTCGGAGGAGGTAATGATTAA
- the rfbB gene encoding dTDP-glucose 4,6-dehydratase, which produces MGKRNLLVTGGAGFIGSNFVSYWHDKHSEDNIVVLDALTYAGNLNNLSSLKDSPCFTFVHGNICDRTLVEKILEDYSINTVAHFAAESHVDRSIYSPETFINTNVIGTFTLLETFRIHWLKHNQSSDYRFLHVSTDEVYGSLSPEDPAFTENTPYAPNSPYSASKAGSDHLARAYYHTYKLPTIITNCSNNYGAFHFPEKLIPLMCINILLGKPLPVYGDGQNIRDWLYVGDHCSALDTVINYGVAGETYNIGGNNEVKNIDLVNIICQIMDEIAPSLPVKPSQELITFVKDRPGHDRRYAIDSSKIQRELGWKPQATLESGLRTTLQWYVDNPQWWQPLLSEDYQKYYAQVYG; this is translated from the coding sequence ATGGGGAAAAGAAATCTTTTAGTCACTGGGGGAGCAGGTTTTATTGGCTCTAATTTTGTTAGCTATTGGCACGATAAACATTCAGAAGATAATATCGTTGTCCTCGATGCTTTAACTTATGCAGGAAATCTTAATAATCTTAGTTCTTTAAAAGATAGTCCCTGTTTTACTTTTGTTCATGGTAACATATGCGATCGCACTCTGGTTGAAAAGATTTTAGAAGACTACAGTATTAATACCGTTGCTCACTTTGCCGCCGAATCCCATGTAGATAGATCAATTTATAGCCCTGAAACCTTTATAAACACTAATGTTATCGGCACATTCACCCTTTTGGAAACTTTCCGTATCCATTGGCTAAAACATAATCAATCCTCGGATTATCGCTTTCTTCATGTATCGACAGATGAAGTATATGGAAGTCTTAGTCCAGAAGACCCCGCTTTTACAGAAAATACCCCCTATGCACCAAATAGCCCTTATTCTGCCTCAAAAGCAGGAAGCGATCACTTAGCGAGGGCATATTATCATACCTACAAGCTACCAACAATTATTACGAACTGTTCTAATAATTATGGGGCATTTCATTTTCCCGAAAAATTAATTCCTCTAATGTGTATTAATATTCTTTTAGGTAAACCCCTACCTGTTTATGGAGATGGACAAAATATCAGAGATTGGTTGTATGTGGGTGATCATTGTAGTGCTTTAGATACTGTTATTAATTACGGAGTAGCGGGAGAAACTTACAACATTGGCGGTAATAACGAGGTTAAAAATATAGACTTAGTTAATATTATCTGTCAAATCATGGATGAAATCGCCCCCAGTTTACCAGTGAAACCCTCGCAAGAATTAATTACTTTTGTCAAAGATAGACCGGGACACGATCGACGCTATGCTATAGATAGTAGTAAAATTCAAAGAGAATTAGGCTGGAAACCCCAAGCGACTCTTGAATCAGGTTTAAGAACAACCCTACAATGGTATGTTGACAACCCTCAATGGTGGCAACCTCTTTTATCCGAAGATTATCAAAAGTATTATGCTCAAGTTTATGGGTAA
- a CDS encoding aminotransferase class IV, producing the protein MFYYEGQFYEGNSISLNINDSTWLYGATVFTTMRVYKQSLNHPLTNWQKHCDRLLKSIEELNWTFPDWQLIKQEVEQLLIYFPVIRITVFPDGRELIIGRQLPTNLFQKQQEGIKGLVCLNPSIQRSIPEHKTGNYLAPWLALQQAQKQGYQEAILTNIEHNWLETSTGNLWGYKQGIWFTPNLAQGILPGIARQTIIDKAQFPIEINQWTPDFINDLEAIAYSNSVIEIIPFHKIINGEKVIDYDHNHPAYKALKGIFD; encoded by the coding sequence ATGTTTTATTATGAAGGTCAATTTTACGAAGGTAATAGTATTTCTCTTAATATAAATGATTCTACATGGCTTTATGGAGCAACAGTTTTTACTACCATGAGAGTCTATAAACAATCATTAAATCATCCTCTCACTAATTGGCAAAAACACTGCGATCGCCTCTTAAAGAGTATAGAAGAATTAAACTGGACTTTTCCTGATTGGCAATTAATAAAACAAGAAGTTGAGCAATTACTGATATATTTTCCTGTGATTAGAATTACTGTTTTTCCTGATGGTAGAGAGTTAATCATTGGGCGACAATTACCAACAAATTTATTTCAAAAGCAACAAGAAGGAATAAAAGGATTAGTATGTTTAAATCCTTCAATACAACGCTCCATTCCTGAACATAAAACAGGTAATTATCTTGCTCCGTGGTTGGCGTTACAACAGGCACAAAAACAGGGTTATCAAGAAGCAATTTTGACAAATATTGAACACAATTGGCTAGAAACCAGCACCGGTAATTTGTGGGGATATAAACAGGGTATTTGGTTTACCCCTAATTTAGCTCAAGGTATTTTGCCCGGAATTGCTAGACAAACTATTATTGACAAAGCACAATTCCCCATTGAAATTAACCAGTGGACTCCAGATTTTATCAATGACTTAGAAGCTATAGCCTATAGTAACAGTGTGATAGAAATAATTCCTTTTCATAAGATAATAAACGGAGAAAAAGTGATTGACTATGATCACAATCATCCAGCCTATAAGGCTTTGAAAGGGATTTTTGATTAA